The Niallia alba genome includes a window with the following:
- the glgA gene encoding glycogen synthase GlgA has product MRVLFAVSECVPFIKSGGLADVAGSLPKELKKQGTDVAVIMPKYQDIPAHLLANIKKRCYFFVPIGWRNQYCGIEELEVDGITFYFIDNEWYFKRSGLYGYGDDGERFAFFNRAVLESLPYLADYPDIIHCHDWHTAMIPFLLNVDYKWKKEYSNIKTVFTIHNLQFQGILPREVLGDLFNLNDYYFTADNLEFYGNVNLMKGGLIATDKITTVSPTYKNEIQTEYYGEKLNNVLKQRESDLYGIINGIDEETYNPETDPGITANYTVTSLEKKQENKKFIQQKFGLKEDPEVPIICMITRLTSQKGLELVRHVFHEIMEEDVQFLVLGTGDPEFENFFREMEYTYSDKCKAYIGFDENLAHQIYAGADLFLMPSKFEPCGLGQLIALRYGNIPIVRETGGLNDTVFSYNELTEEGNGFSFTNFNAHDMLFTIRRGIGFYKEDKEVWHKLMKNAMSMDNSWAQSAFKYNQLYAELISRSESHVF; this is encoded by the coding sequence GTGAGAGTATTATTTGCAGTTTCAGAATGTGTACCATTTATAAAATCAGGAGGACTGGCAGATGTGGCTGGTTCTCTTCCTAAAGAATTAAAAAAACAAGGCACGGATGTGGCTGTAATTATGCCAAAATATCAAGATATTCCAGCACATTTACTTGCTAATATTAAGAAGCGATGTTATTTTTTTGTTCCAATCGGTTGGCGAAATCAATATTGTGGAATTGAAGAGTTAGAAGTGGATGGTATTACTTTTTATTTTATTGATAACGAGTGGTACTTTAAGAGAAGTGGCTTGTATGGCTATGGAGATGATGGCGAACGCTTTGCATTTTTTAATAGAGCCGTATTAGAGAGCTTACCTTATTTAGCCGATTATCCAGATATTATTCATTGCCATGATTGGCATACAGCAATGATCCCTTTCTTATTGAATGTCGACTATAAGTGGAAAAAAGAGTATAGCAATATAAAAACTGTTTTTACCATACATAATCTTCAATTTCAGGGAATATTGCCAAGAGAGGTTCTTGGTGATTTATTTAATTTAAATGATTATTATTTTACAGCAGATAATCTTGAATTTTATGGAAACGTTAATTTGATGAAAGGGGGACTTATTGCTACTGATAAAATAACAACAGTAAGCCCTACCTACAAAAACGAAATCCAAACAGAATATTATGGGGAGAAGCTGAATAATGTATTAAAGCAGAGAGAGTCTGATTTATATGGCATTATAAATGGTATCGATGAGGAAACATATAATCCAGAAACAGATCCAGGGATAACAGCTAATTATACGGTTACTTCTTTAGAAAAAAAGCAAGAAAATAAAAAATTTATTCAGCAGAAGTTTGGATTAAAGGAAGATCCAGAGGTTCCAATTATTTGTATGATTACCAGATTAACTAGTCAAAAGGGATTGGAATTAGTAAGGCACGTATTTCATGAAATAATGGAAGAGGATGTACAGTTCCTAGTATTAGGAACAGGGGATCCGGAATTTGAGAACTTTTTCCGTGAAATGGAATATACGTATTCTGACAAGTGTAAAGCCTATATTGGATTTGATGAAAACTTAGCTCATCAAATATATGCAGGTGCCGACTTATTTCTAATGCCTTCTAAGTTTGAACCATGTGGATTAGGACAGTTAATTGCATTAAGATATGGTAATATCCCAATTGTAAGAGAAACTGGTGGACTTAATGATACAGTTTTCTCTTATAATGAGCTGACAGAAGAAGGAAATGGATTTAGTTTTACTAATTTTAATGCCCATGACATGCTTTTTACGATTAGAAGAGGTATTGGTTTTTATAAAGAGGATAAAGAAGTATGGCATAAACTAATGAAGAATGCGATGTCGATGGATAATAGTTGGGCTCAATCTGCATTCAAATATAATCAATTATATGCAGAGCTTATCTCGAGGAGTGAATCCCATGTTTTCTAA
- the glgB gene encoding 1,4-alpha-glucan branching enzyme gives MTVETVYPTEFQLHLFHEGNLFESYRLFGSHVHHKNGEVYTSFCVWAPNALSIQLVGDFNNWSGEGYSLEQINNEGVWLLNVDKDLTGSMYKYKLTTPDGKVFLKADPYAFFSEVRPNTASIVYSLEGYKWKDTKWKQKKAKKNYLNEPLAIYEVHLGSWKIHESGDLYTYRELADELIPYVVEQGFTHLELLPLVEHPLDISWGYQGTGYYSATSRFGEPKDLMYFIDQCHQHGLGVILDWVPGHFCKDAHGLYQFDGTSQFDYANPMDRENHVWGTANFDLGKNEVQSFLISNAIFWMEYFHVDGFRVDAVSNIIYWPNSNENSVNQYGIDFLQKLNQTVSQYDSTVLMFAEDSTDWPQVTAPVHYGGIGFHYKWNMGWMNDILTYMETDPVHRKHVHDKVSFSLHYAFSENFVLPFSHDEVVHGKKSLVDKMPGDYWQKFAQFRLLLGYMIAHPGKKLLFMGNEFAQFAEWKDKEQLDWMLLDYEMHQKANEYMKELLKIYKRSKPLFQLDHVNEGFDWIDVNNREQSIFSFIRKAESEEDYLVVICNFTYHTYENYRIGVPLNNSFREILNSDTDRFGGANYINKKIIKAEKVEFHGKPYSVQLTIPAFSMIILRPVQHRKERKGNGKETVRRNASSRRKGE, from the coding sequence ATGACAGTGGAGACAGTATACCCAACAGAATTTCAACTACATTTATTTCATGAAGGTAACTTGTTTGAGAGCTATAGATTATTTGGATCCCATGTTCATCATAAAAATGGAGAGGTTTACACCAGTTTTTGTGTTTGGGCTCCCAATGCTCTAAGTATCCAATTAGTTGGGGATTTTAATAATTGGAGTGGTGAGGGATATTCCCTTGAACAAATAAATAATGAAGGTGTTTGGCTTCTAAATGTCGATAAGGATCTAACAGGTTCTATGTACAAGTACAAATTAACGACGCCTGATGGAAAAGTATTCTTGAAAGCTGATCCATATGCTTTTTTCTCTGAAGTAAGACCCAATACAGCGTCAATTGTTTATTCATTGGAAGGCTATAAATGGAAAGATACAAAATGGAAACAAAAAAAGGCTAAGAAAAACTATTTAAATGAGCCACTTGCTATATATGAGGTTCATTTAGGTTCTTGGAAAATTCATGAGAGTGGAGATCTTTATACTTATAGAGAACTTGCTGATGAATTAATTCCATATGTTGTTGAACAAGGCTTTACACATTTAGAATTGCTGCCTCTAGTAGAACATCCACTTGATATATCTTGGGGGTATCAAGGTACAGGATATTATTCAGCGACAAGTAGATTTGGGGAACCAAAAGATTTAATGTATTTTATCGATCAATGCCATCAGCACGGTCTTGGCGTTATTTTAGATTGGGTCCCTGGCCACTTCTGTAAAGATGCACATGGTCTTTATCAGTTTGATGGAACGAGTCAATTTGATTATGCAAATCCGATGGATCGTGAGAATCATGTATGGGGAACAGCTAATTTTGATTTAGGAAAAAATGAAGTACAGAGTTTTCTTATTTCAAACGCAATCTTTTGGATGGAATATTTTCACGTCGACGGATTTAGAGTTGATGCTGTTTCCAATATTATTTATTGGCCCAATTCAAATGAAAACAGTGTAAATCAATATGGAATCGATTTCCTTCAAAAGCTTAATCAAACAGTTAGTCAATACGATTCAACAGTCTTAATGTTTGCTGAGGATTCTACTGATTGGCCTCAAGTAACGGCTCCAGTCCATTATGGAGGCATTGGGTTCCATTACAAATGGAATATGGGATGGATGAATGATATTTTAACCTATATGGAAACTGATCCCGTTCATAGAAAACATGTTCATGATAAAGTCTCCTTTTCTCTACATTATGCCTTTTCCGAAAATTTTGTTTTGCCATTTTCACACGATGAAGTTGTTCATGGAAAAAAATCATTAGTAGATAAGATGCCAGGCGATTATTGGCAAAAATTTGCTCAATTTCGTCTTCTTTTAGGATATATGATTGCCCATCCAGGAAAAAAATTATTATTTATGGGAAATGAATTTGCACAGTTTGCAGAATGGAAAGATAAGGAACAGTTAGATTGGATGCTGCTAGATTATGAGATGCACCAAAAGGCAAATGAGTATATGAAGGAGCTATTAAAAATCTATAAAAGATCTAAGCCTTTGTTTCAATTGGATCACGTAAATGAAGGCTTTGATTGGATAGATGTAAACAATAGAGAACAGTCGATATTCTCCTTTATACGTAAAGCTGAGAGCGAAGAGGATTATTTAGTCGTCATTTGTAATTTCACTTATCATACTTACGAAAATTACAGAATTGGCGTGCCTCTAAATAACTCTTTCCGAGAAATATTAAATAGTGACACTGATAGATTTGGTGGAGCTAATTATATAAATAAAAAAATAATAAAAGCAGAAAAAGTAGAATTTCATGGAAAACCTTATTCTGTTCAACTCACAATACCAGCTTTTAGTATGATCATTTTACGTCCAGTTCAACATCGGAAGGAGAGAAAAGGAAATGGGAAAGAAACGGTGCGTCGCAATGCTTCTAGCAGGAGGAAAGGGGAGTAG
- a CDS encoding GlgC family sugar phosphate nucleotidyltransferase, which translates to MKRSMLGIIDATTHLEDLEELTAHRTLAALPIGGRYRLIDFVLSNMVNSGIGSVAIFPKYQYRSLMDHLGSGKNWDLDRKRDGLFFFPASISDSNTNGIGSFNHFAANIDYFHRSKQEYAIVANCFTVFNMNFNPVLERHLASGCDITEVTNNGNSLEVYLIKKSKLINLIDSRDATGYTCMKDVVLDINNQLKICEYEYNGYAEKIDSISSYYRVSKDILKSNVWNQLFIKERPIFTKVKDEPPTRYTSTGEVKNSMIANGCFIEGDINNSIISRAVKVGKGSSLKNCIIMQKCTIGENCQLDSVILDKDVIVESGTVMIGTANSPFVVRKGTVQGALMNS; encoded by the coding sequence ATGAAAAGATCAATGCTGGGCATTATTGATGCAACAACACACCTGGAAGATTTAGAAGAGTTAACTGCTCATCGTACACTTGCTGCACTTCCAATTGGTGGACGATATCGATTAATCGATTTTGTCCTTTCCAATATGGTGAACTCTGGAATAGGAAGCGTTGCTATTTTTCCAAAGTATCAGTATCGCTCGTTAATGGACCACTTAGGATCAGGGAAAAATTGGGACTTGGATAGAAAGAGAGATGGTTTATTCTTCTTTCCAGCCTCTATTTCTGATTCTAATACGAATGGAATTGGCTCATTTAATCACTTTGCGGCAAATATTGATTATTTTCACCGCAGTAAACAAGAATATGCAATAGTTGCAAATTGTTTTACTGTTTTTAATATGAATTTTAATCCTGTATTAGAGCGTCATCTCGCCTCTGGTTGTGATATAACGGAAGTTACTAATAATGGGAATTCGTTAGAAGTATATTTAATCAAGAAATCAAAGCTAATTAATTTAATAGACTCAAGGGATGCAACAGGTTATACATGCATGAAGGACGTTGTGTTAGATATTAATAATCAGTTAAAAATATGTGAATATGAATATAACGGCTATGCCGAAAAAATAGATTCTATATCTAGTTACTATCGTGTAAGTAAAGATATATTAAAATCAAATGTATGGAATCAGCTTTTTATAAAAGAGAGACCAATATTTACAAAAGTAAAAGATGAGCCACCTACTCGTTATACTAGTACAGGAGAAGTAAAAAACTCCATGATAGCGAATGGTTGCTTTATAGAAGGTGATATTAATAATAGTATTATATCTAGAGCGGTTAAAGTCGGAAAGGGTTCTAGTTTAAAAAACTGTATTATCATGCAAAAGTGTACAATCGGAGAAAATTGCCAGTTAGATTCTGTTATTTTAGATAAGGATGTAATCGTAGAAAGTGGTACAGTGATGATTGGTACTGCTAATTCTCCCTTTGTCGTAAGAAAAGGAACAGTGCAAGGAGCGTTGATGAATTCGTGA
- a CDS encoding glucose-1-phosphate adenylyltransferase: protein MGKKRCVAMLLAGGKGSRLYSLTKSLAKPAIPFGGKYRIIDFTLSNCSNSGIETVGVLTQYQPLVLNSYIGIGSAWDLDRVNGGVTVLPPYSESSEVKWYTGTASAIYQNQNYLSQYDPEYVLILSGDHIYKMNYEEMLEYHINKQADASISVIQVGWEEASRFGIMNTNKDMDIIEFEEKPQHPKNNLASMGIYIFKWKVLKELLEEDNLNKNSSHDFGKDIIPLLIEQKKKVVAYPFKGYWKDVGTVQSLWEANMDLLDDNSALNISDYNWRIYTVNPNHPPQYISSDAHVRESMVNEGCIISGDLEKSIVFQGVTVGKGTIIRSSVIMPDAKIGNDVYIEKAIVPSDITIPDGMVIKPEKDLDEVVLVTEEMVNEMIS from the coding sequence ATGGGAAAGAAACGGTGCGTCGCAATGCTTCTAGCAGGAGGAAAGGGGAGTAGACTCTATTCTTTAACTAAGAGTTTAGCAAAACCGGCTATTCCTTTTGGAGGGAAATATCGAATTATTGATTTTACTTTAAGCAATTGTTCCAATTCGGGAATAGAAACGGTTGGAGTTTTAACGCAATATCAGCCCTTAGTTTTGAACTCATATATTGGGATAGGAAGTGCATGGGACCTAGACCGTGTCAATGGAGGGGTAACCGTATTGCCCCCATACAGTGAATCATCTGAAGTAAAATGGTATACAGGAACAGCAAGTGCTATTTATCAAAATCAGAACTATTTGTCTCAATATGATCCTGAATATGTTCTTATTTTATCAGGAGATCATATTTATAAAATGAATTATGAAGAAATGCTTGAGTATCATATCAATAAGCAAGCAGATGCTTCTATCTCGGTTATTCAAGTAGGGTGGGAAGAAGCTAGTAGATTCGGAATCATGAATACAAATAAAGATATGGATATCATAGAATTCGAAGAGAAGCCTCAACATCCTAAAAATAATTTAGCCTCAATGGGGATATATATTTTTAAATGGAAGGTATTGAAAGAATTACTAGAAGAAGATAACTTAAATAAAAATTCCTCCCATGATTTTGGGAAAGATATAATTCCTTTACTAATAGAACAAAAGAAAAAGGTTGTAGCTTACCCATTTAAAGGATATTGGAAAGATGTTGGAACTGTTCAAAGTCTCTGGGAAGCAAATATGGATTTGCTGGATGATAATAGTGCATTAAATATCTCTGATTATAATTGGAGAATCTATACGGTTAATCCAAATCATCCCCCACAATATATCTCAAGTGATGCACATGTAAGAGAGTCTATGGTGAATGAAGGTTGTATTATTAGTGGAGATTTAGAAAAATCAATTGTTTTCCAGGGGGTGACTGTAGGGAAAGGGACAATCATACGTAGTTCTGTCATAATGCCTGATGCGAAGATTGGAAATGATGTTTATATAGAGAAGGCTATTGTCCCTTCTGACATTACAATACCAGATGGAATGGTCATTAAACCAGAGAAAGACCTAGATGAGGTAGTATTGGTTACAGAAGAAATGGTTAATGAAATGATTTCCTAA
- a CDS encoding TraR/DksA C4-type zinc finger protein, whose protein sequence is MFNLLSTEQINHLKKELEDRKSNVLNRINGYASEENVQESVGELSSYDNHPADMGTELYEREKDSALEEHDQSELNKINNALKAIEDGSYGICKVSGKEIPYERLEAIPTALTLKEYSEEQSIASDRPVEDDILELAHGNEYRHYDTGDVRDYQDSFQEVARYGTSETPSDLRGDFKDYDSLYDRDSDNGDFPEDYEAFTATNIDGSERSVYPSKEKEQYEQALDDEGIEAPFGDVPYRKTDGYTDNKGKKEK, encoded by the coding sequence GTGTTTAACTTGTTGTCAACAGAACAAATAAATCATTTAAAAAAAGAATTAGAAGACAGAAAATCAAATGTATTGAATAGGATTAATGGATATGCAAGTGAAGAAAATGTTCAAGAATCAGTAGGTGAATTATCAAGCTATGATAACCATCCGGCAGATATGGGAACCGAGTTATATGAAAGAGAAAAAGATTCAGCATTAGAAGAACATGACCAATCTGAATTAAATAAAATTAATAACGCTTTGAAAGCAATAGAAGATGGATCTTATGGGATTTGTAAAGTTTCAGGAAAAGAAATTCCTTATGAGAGATTAGAAGCAATTCCAACTGCCCTCACTCTCAAAGAATATAGCGAAGAACAATCTATAGCTTCTGATCGCCCAGTTGAAGATGATATCCTTGAACTAGCTCATGGAAATGAATATCGTCACTATGATACTGGTGACGTGAGAGACTATCAAGATAGTTTTCAAGAAGTTGCCCGCTATGGGACATCTGAAACTCCCTCAGATTTAAGAGGTGATTTTAAAGATTATGATAGTCTTTATGATAGGGATAGTGATAACGGAGACTTCCCTGAAGACTATGAAGCCTTTACAGCTACAAATATTGATGGCTCTGAACGATCTGTTTACCCTTCTAAAGAAAAGGAACAATATGAGCAGGCATTAGATGATGAAGGAATAGAAGCTCCTTTTGGAGATGTCCCTTACCGTAAAACAGATGGATATACAGACAATAAGGGAAAAAAAGAGAAATAA
- a CDS encoding glycogen/starch/alpha-glucan phosphorylase, with the protein MFSNKERFKRYFLQRLEMTYGKTFEDTTSSDHFQTLGHMIREYVSSNWIQTNEQSRNNNGKQVYYLSIEFLLGRLLHNNLINLGIDQVVIEGLADLGIDFFEVEDIEHDAGLGNGGLGRLAACFLDSLATLNLPGHGYGIRYKHGLFEQRIVDGYQIELPEQWLKQGQVWEVRKEDLAVDIYFWGNIDMYERNGKLQFRHLNAEAVTAVPHDVPVIGYHTSTVNTLRLWNAEPTSLIAKDVKDIMRYKRETESISGFLYPDDSNDEGKILRLKQQYFLVSASLQSIVRNYKQQHKNISEMHHYISIHVNDTHPVLAIPELMRILMDEEGLGWEEAWDITTNTISYTNHTTLSEALEQWPIYIFQPLLPRIYMIINEINERFCKELWERYPGDFQKIEKMAIIAHGMIKMAHLALVGSYSVNGVAEIHTEILKKREMADFYAFYPEKFNNKTNGITHRRWLIKTNPKLTNLISQTIGDKWIDEPIFLKELLNYQDDVNFKENIASIKHNNKEILAKIIKEKNGILVDPSSIFDVQVKRLHAYKRQLLNILHIMTLYNKLREDPTIDMEPRTFIFGAKASPGYYYAKKIIKLINTVAHKVNNDKRIQDKLKVVFLENYRVSLAEHIFPAADVSEQISTASKEASGTGNMKFMMNGALTIGTLDGANIEMHDLVGDENIFIFGMNADQVLELYQNGGYSSREYYYHDDRIHEVFNQLKNGFYDHPSNEFDPILDSLLIENDQFFVLKDFNSYANIHEKVNQVFKNKQDWLQKSIVNIAMSGHFSSDRTIKEYADDIWHIKPYS; encoded by the coding sequence ATGTTTTCTAATAAGGAACGATTTAAAAGGTATTTTTTGCAAAGGCTTGAGATGACATATGGAAAAACCTTTGAAGATACAACAAGTAGCGATCATTTTCAAACATTAGGTCACATGATTAGAGAGTATGTAAGCTCGAATTGGATACAGACAAATGAGCAAAGCCGTAATAATAATGGAAAACAGGTGTATTATCTTTCAATCGAGTTTTTATTAGGAAGATTGCTTCATAATAACTTAATAAACTTAGGCATTGATCAAGTTGTAATAGAAGGATTGGCAGATCTTGGAATTGATTTCTTTGAAGTAGAAGATATTGAGCATGATGCTGGTCTTGGAAATGGTGGACTAGGAAGACTTGCTGCATGTTTCTTAGATTCTCTCGCAACATTAAACTTGCCAGGGCATGGTTATGGCATTCGATATAAGCATGGATTATTTGAACAGCGAATTGTGGATGGATACCAAATTGAATTACCTGAACAATGGTTAAAGCAAGGACAGGTTTGGGAAGTCAGAAAAGAAGATTTAGCGGTAGACATTTATTTCTGGGGAAATATCGATATGTATGAAAGGAATGGGAAGTTACAGTTTCGGCATTTAAATGCCGAAGCTGTAACAGCAGTTCCACATGATGTACCAGTAATCGGTTATCATACGTCGACTGTTAATACACTAAGGTTGTGGAATGCGGAGCCAACATCTTTGATTGCAAAAGATGTCAAAGATATTATGCGATATAAAAGGGAAACTGAATCAATTTCAGGATTTTTGTATCCAGATGACTCCAATGACGAAGGCAAAATCTTACGCTTAAAACAACAATATTTTTTAGTTTCTGCAAGCTTACAGTCCATTGTTCGAAATTATAAGCAGCAACATAAAAATATTAGTGAAATGCATCACTATATAAGCATCCACGTAAATGATACGCATCCCGTATTGGCAATCCCTGAGCTTATGAGAATATTAATGGATGAGGAAGGATTAGGCTGGGAAGAAGCATGGGATATTACTACAAATACTATTTCTTACACCAATCATACCACATTATCTGAAGCATTAGAGCAATGGCCAATCTATATATTCCAACCTTTATTACCACGGATTTATATGATTATCAATGAAATAAATGAGCGTTTCTGTAAAGAATTATGGGAACGGTATCCGGGTGATTTTCAAAAAATTGAGAAAATGGCAATAATTGCACATGGCATGATAAAGATGGCTCATTTAGCTTTGGTCGGTAGCTATAGTGTAAATGGAGTAGCAGAAATTCATACGGAGATTTTAAAGAAACGAGAAATGGCTGATTTCTATGCATTTTATCCCGAAAAGTTTAATAATAAGACAAATGGCATCACTCATAGAAGGTGGTTAATAAAAACAAATCCTAAGTTGACGAACTTAATTTCTCAAACCATTGGTGATAAATGGATTGATGAGCCCATTTTTCTAAAGGAATTGCTTAATTACCAGGACGATGTGAATTTTAAAGAAAATATTGCCTCTATAAAGCATAATAATAAAGAGATACTAGCTAAGATTATTAAGGAGAAAAATGGTATCCTTGTAGACCCTTCTTCTATTTTTGATGTACAGGTAAAGAGGCTGCACGCATATAAAAGACAGTTACTAAATATTCTGCATATCATGACTCTCTATAATAAGTTAAGAGAAGATCCAACGATTGACATGGAACCGAGAACATTTATATTTGGAGCAAAGGCATCACCTGGTTATTATTATGCCAAGAAAATTATAAAATTAATTAATACAGTTGCTCATAAAGTTAATAATGATAAAAGAATCCAAGATAAATTAAAGGTTGTCTTTCTCGAAAATTATCGTGTTTCACTGGCAGAGCATATTTTTCCTGCTGCTGATGTTAGTGAGCAAATATCAACAGCAAGTAAAGAAGCTTCCGGTACAGGTAATATGAAATTTATGATGAATGGTGCATTGACCATCGGAACACTTGATGGTGCTAACATTGAAATGCATGATTTAGTGGGAGATGAGAATATTTTCATCTTCGGAATGAATGCAGATCAAGTATTAGAACTTTATCAAAATGGCGGTTATAGTTCTCGGGAGTATTATTATCATGATGATAGGATTCATGAGGTATTCAATCAATTGAAAAATGGATTTTATGATCATCCTTCCAATGAATTTGATCCCATTCTTGATTCTTTACTAATAGAGAATGATCAATTTTTCGTCTTAAAAGATTTTAATTCTTACGCAAATATTCATGAAAAGGTGAATCAGGTATTTAAGAATAAGCAAGATTGGCTACAAAAAAGTATTGTTAATATTGCTATGTCAGGTCATTTTTCAAGTGATCGCACAATAAAAGAATATGCAGATGATATTTGGCATATAAAACCTTATTCTTAA